Proteins co-encoded in one Arachis stenosperma cultivar V10309 chromosome 7, arast.V10309.gnm1.PFL2, whole genome shotgun sequence genomic window:
- the LOC130941543 gene encoding receptor-like protein 35, with translation MMRCFTLLLLLLLLVDTPSSTCSTVLPLCNHHDNSNLLQFKNSFSIKPSLYADWECSSSYSNSNKTASWNNGTDCCEWDGVTCDTTSGHVIGLDLSCSMLQGQFHPNSTLFHLTHLQQLNLAFNNFSNSRIYPGIGNLVSLTHLNLSSSSFGSHIPSTISHLSKLLSLDLSYNDELTLDESTWSRFIGNTTNLKELLLDEVDMSSIRETSLSLLMNLSSSLLILSLDDTGLHGKFPTRILGLTNLEELSLFGNEELKVELPKSNWSTPLRILDLSWTAFSGEIPDSISHLKSLNQLWLESCQFDGLIPVSLWNLTQLTDLGLSDNKLHGEIPSLLSNLKHLTYLDLNDNAFRGHIPDVFDNFTKLDYLDLSSNSLGGQLPSSLFDLTQLSYLDMSSNQLIGPIPSKHATLSKLETLDLGNNSINGTIPDWCYSLSSLTMLDLSMNQLTGPISKFSTYSLEYLSLSDNKFQGDFPNSIFEFLKNLTDLNMSSNDLSGLVDFFHFSKLKNLKFLDFSNNKFLSVDINSSVDYVLPKLKRLLFSSCNITVFPPFLTKPQKLRSLDLSNNKIYGKIPNWFNDNLLHTWKSMYYIDLSFNNLQGDLPIPPYGIQTFSVSNNNFTGHIPSTFFNNASSLNTLILSHNHLSGTIPSMFCNVTFPHALILSHNHLSGVIPQCLGAFPDLMILDLQVNNLHGNIPTNFSQDNKFQTIKLNNNQLEGSLPRSLSNCTWLEVLDLAENNIEDVFPSWLEGLQELQVLSLRANKFHGIITSFGAKHPFPKLRIFDVSNNKFSGPLPTSFFENFQGMKDLSNSTHHPRGLSYMDSRFGRLYNDSVVVSIKGQFTELVRILTTFTTIDLSNNMFEGEIPHVIGELSSLIGLNLSHNKISGMIPITLGNLTSLEWLDLSWNQLKGEIPMALTNLNFLAVLNLSENQLKGMIPTGEQFNTFQNDSYRENPMLCGFPLSKSCSNEEEQPPSVFPEAKESLFGWKSVAVGYACGVVFGMFLGRLFIKTAKPLWLARLLCGYT, from the coding sequence ATGATGAGGTGTTTTACTCTCttgttgcttcttcttcttcttgttgataCTCCATCTTCCACTTGTTCAACGGTGTTGCCACTATGCAACCACCATGACAACTCAAACCTGCTCCAATTCAAGAACTCATTTTCCATCAAACCTTCATTGTACGCTGATTGGGAGTGCTCCTCTTCTTATTCCAACAGCAACAAGACAGCGTCGTGGAACAATGGTACGGATTGTTGCGAGTGGGATGGTGTCACGTGCGATACCACATCAGGTCACGTGATTGGGCTTGACCTGAGTTGCAGCATGCTTCAAGGCCAGTTTCATCCCAACAGCACACTCTTCCATCTGACGCATCTTCAACAACTCAACCTTGCCTTCAATAACTTCTCCAACTCTCGAATATATCCTGGAATTGGTAATCTTGTGAGTCTCACCCATCTCAATCTATCATCCTCATCATTTGGCAGTCATATTCCGTCCACAATCTCACACTTGTCTAAATTACTCTCACTTGATCTCTCGTATAATGATGAACTGACACTTGATGAATCCACATGGAGCAGATTCATTGGTAACACCACTAACTTGAAAGAGCTACTTCTAGATGAGGTAGACATGTCTTCTATCAGAGAAACTTCATTGTCTTTGTTGATGAATTTGTCATCCTCTTTGTTGATTCTGAGTCTTGATGACACTGGATTGCATGGAAAATTTCCAACTCGTATACTTGGTTTAACTAATCTTGAAGAACTAAGTTTGTTTGGCAATGAAGAACTGAAGGTTGAACTTCCAAAGTCCAATTGGAGCACTCCTCTAAGGATCTTGGACCTCTCTTGGACAGCTTTCTCGGGAGAAATACCTGATTCCATTTCCCATTTGAAGTCTCTTAACCAACTATGGCTAGAGTCTTGCCAATTTGATGGATTAATTCCTGTGTCTTTGTGGAACCTCACTCAACTAACAGACTTGGGCCTTTCAGATAATAAACTTCATGGTGAGATTCCATCTTTGCTTTCAAACCTCAAACATCTCACCTACTTAGATCTTAATGATAATGCGTTCAGAGGTCACATCCCAGATGTGTTCGACAACTTCACTAAATTGGATTATTTGGATCTTTCTTCTAACAGTCTAGGAGGCCAACTGCCATCATCATTATTTGATCTAACTCAACTTTCTTACTTAGATATGTCTTCTAATCAACTAATCGGCCCAATTCCAAGCAAACATGCCACACTTTCAAAACTAGAAACACTAGATTTGGGTAATAACTCTATAAATGGGACAATTCCAGACTGGTGCTATTCTTTATCTTCGTTGACAATGCTAGATCTTAGCATGAACCAACTCACAGGGCCAATTAGCAAATTCTCCACTTATTCATTGGAATATTTATCTCTCTCTGATAACAAATTTCAAGGTGATTTTCCAAATTCGATCtttgaatttctaaaaaatcTCACTGATTTGAATATGTCATCAAATGACTTGAGTGGTCTTGTGgacttttttcatttttcaaaattgaaaaatttaaaatttcttgATTTTTCTAACAATAAATTTCTTTCTGTTGATATTAATAGCAGTGTCGACTATGTCTTACCCAAACTTAAAAGATTATTGTTCTCTTCTTGTAATATTACTGTCTTTCCTCCATTCCTAACAAAACCACAAAAGCTAAGAAGTTTAGATCTTTCTAACAATAAAATCTATGGAAAGATTCCCAATTGGTTCAATGATAACCTCTTGCACACATGGAAGAGCATGTACTATATTGATCTCAGTTTTAACAATCTGCAAGGAGATCTTCCGATTCCGCCATATGGCATTCAAACGTTTTCAGTCTCAAACAACAATTTTACTGGACACATTCCTTCAACATTTTTCAATAATGCAAGTTCCCTCAATACACTCATCTTGTCTCACAACCACTTGTCTGGCACCATTCCTTCAATGTTTTGCAATGTAACCTTCCCCCATGCACTCATCTTGTCTCACAACCACTTGTCTGGCGTGATTCCACAATGCTTGGGAGCGTTTCCTGATCTCATGATTTTGGATCTTCAAGTGAACAACCTTCATGGAAACATACCTACAAATTTTTCTCAAGACAACAAATTTCAAACAATAAAGTTGAACAACAACCAACTGGAGGGTTCGTTACCAAGGTCTTTGTCTAACTGCACATGGTTGGAAGTTTTGGATCTTGCAGAGAATAACATAGAGGATGTGTTTCCTAGTTGGCTAGAAGGTCTTCAGGAGTTACAAGTACTCAGTTTAAGAGCAAATAAGTTTCATGGTATCATCACTAGTTTCGGTGCCAAACATCCATTCCCAAAGTTGAGAATATTTGATGTTTCCAACAACAAATTCAGCGGCCCTTTGCCAACCTCGTTCTTTGAGAATTTTCAAGGAATGAAGGATCTGAGTAATAGTACTCACCATCCTCGTGGTTTGTCATACATGGATAGCAGGTTCGGTAGGTTGTACAATGATTCTGTAGTGGTTAGTATCAAAGGTCAGTTCACAGAGCTAGTGAGAATATTAACCACTTTTACAACTATAGACTTGTCAAATAACATGTTTGAAGGAGAAATCCCACATGTCATTGGAGAATTAAGTTCTCTCATAGGGCTTAACCTTTCTCACAATAAAATCAGTGGTATGATTCCAATAACACTGGGAAATTTGACAAGTTTGGAATGGTTAGACCTCTCATGGAACCAACTGAAAGGTGAGATTCCTATGGCTTTGACCAATTTGAATTTCCTGGCTGTCTTGAACCTTTCTGAAAACCAGTTGAAGGGAATGATACCAACAGGAGAACAGTTCAATACATTTCAAAATGATTCCTACAGAGAAAACCCAATGCTTTGTGGATTCCCTTTGTCAAAATCATGCAGCAATGAAGAAGAACAACCACCTTCAGTGTTTCCTGAGGCAAAAGAATCATTATTTGGGTGGAAGTCAGTAGCAGTGGGATATGCATGTGGAGTGGTATTTGGGATGTTCCTTGGAAGGTTGTTTATCAAAACTGCAAAACCCTTATGGCTTGCCAGACTTCTTTGTGGTTATACTTAA